ACCTCCCGGAGGGGCGTCGGCGCGTACAGCGCCGAGATCGCGTCACGGACGGGCGAGGGCGGTCTCATGGGGTATCGGGCGTCGTCGGCTCGCCGCGCATCGCGCGGTCGTAGGCGTCGAGGTCGAGGCCGTACCGGTCGGCCGCCGGTCCCTGGACGGACAACCCAAATGAGTCAGGGTACGCACTACCAACGCGGGCTTCGAGTCTGTACACACGGGGCTCGCCGACGTCCGGCGCGTAGAACGTGAGAGCAGCGTCCCGGCCCTCGATCCGACCTCGGCCGATGCCCTCGCCCTTCCCGAACGCGAGGTCCTGCGTCCATACGTCGCGCAGCACGTGGAGCAGCAGCCCCACGTCGCGGTCCTCCGGCCCCTCCAACTCAACGCGCAGCGGGAGCAGCGTCTCGTCGCGCGGTGTGACGGCCCGCTCGTGGAACAGCGCCCCGTCGCTCGCACCGCCCAGGAACGGGTCGATCCGAAGCCGTGACTGGACGAGGTCAGCCCGGCCGTGCTCGATGGCGGCCTCGTCCACCAGGACGCGGCTCGCCTGCGCCGCCTCGCCCTCGTTGCCTCCACCGTCGGCGAACCCGAACACGCGGTCCCGCCAGCGCTCGGCTGCGCTCGGGTCCCCCTCACGCACGGCGTGCGCCACGCGGAGTGCCCGTGCCCGGAGCGGGCCGGCTAGCCCCGTCCCTCGCGCGACAGGCACGACCTGACCGTCCTCCCCGTGGCGCGCCTCGAAAAACGACTCGTCGGCCGCACCCGCCTCCCCGCCCCCGAACAGGAGCGGCCCCACCGGGCGGGCCGTCGTATCCATCACGACGCGGACTCGGCGGTCGGGGACGAGGTCCCACGCTTCGGGCTCTTCAGAGTCGGCGTCGAGCAGCCACGCGCAGACGGCCTCGGCCGAGTCTGCCTCGGTCTCTGTCTCGGCCAGGTCGCCGTCCTGGCGCAGCCAGGCCAGCAGCGGGTCCGGTCCAGCCTCGGGCGACTCGGCGAGGCCGTACCGCCGGACGCGGACGCCCGACAGCCGACCGGCCCCATACCCCCGCCGCGTCTTGGCGCCGACGCGGACCTCCCCCGTGTGAAGCCCCCACATCGCCGTCGCCAGCGCCCGTCGGAGGTCGCCCTCGTCCTCGCGCTCGGTCACCACCAGCTCGAACCCGAGACAAAACGTCGTCCCGGCCGGCCACGCCTCGCGGTCCCGCAGCGACCCGTCCTTCCGCGCACGGACCTCGCTGTCTATGGCCGTCGAGGACCGAACCTCGGGTGCTCTCACCCCCTCAGGCAACCGGCCCAGCGCGTCCTCCACGACGAGGGGGGAGGGGAGGGCGTCGTCGTCGCCGGCCCGGTCCCGGTCGTCGCCCAGCAGCCGCTCGTGGGCGAGTCGCCCCCTCCGCTCCTCCCACCCAAACTGCCACGGGTAGCCGCCCTCGCGCACTCTCAGATACCGCCGGAGCGCCCCCGCCAGCCCCTCGCCCGGCATTAACGGCCCCCCGTCCACCGGGTCGGTGAGCACGGCGGCGTCGGCCACCGCCGAGCCTTCGCCCGACCCGATGTGCGCCGGCCGCGTCAGCGTGAACACGGCCTCGACCACCACGCGCACGCGCACGCCGCGCGCGCTCTCGGCGCTCCAGAACGAGGCCCCATCGGATGGCCGGGGAAGGTCGGTCGTGGTCATGGGTCCCGGCGTCGTTGAGGCGCCTGCGTCAGCATGAGCGCGAGCGCGTCGAGCGTGGCCCGAAGGGCGAGGTCGGCGTCGAGCTGCGGACCGAGCGTGCCGACGCGGAGGTTGTCCAGCTTCGAGACGTCGAGCGATCCGAACACGGCCGGCCGGGCGCCATTCTTCGGCTCCGCCCGGTCAAGCTGGTCCCGAATCCACCCAGCGAGTTCCTGATAGTGCCTCTTCT
Above is a window of Bacteroidota bacterium DNA encoding:
- a CDS encoding RAMP superfamily CRISPR-associated protein; this translates as MTTTDLPRPSDGASFWSAESARGVRVRVVVEAVFTLTRPAHIGSGEGSAVADAAVLTDPVDGGPLMPGEGLAGALRRYLRVREGGYPWQFGWEERRGRLAHERLLGDDRDRAGDDDALPSPLVVEDALGRLPEGVRAPEVRSSTAIDSEVRARKDGSLRDREAWPAGTTFCLGFELVVTEREDEGDLRRALATAMWGLHTGEVRVGAKTRRGYGAGRLSGVRVRRYGLAESPEAGPDPLLAWLRQDGDLAETETEADSAEAVCAWLLDADSEEPEAWDLVPDRRVRVVMDTTARPVGPLLFGGGEAGAADESFFEARHGEDGQVVPVARGTGLAGPLRARALRVAHAVREGDPSAAERWRDRVFGFADGGGNEGEAAQASRVLVDEAAIEHGRADLVQSRLRIDPFLGGASDGALFHERAVTPRDETLLPLRVELEGPEDRDVGLLLHVLRDVWTQDLAFGKGEGIGRGRIEGRDAALTFYAPDVGEPRVYRLEARVGSAYPDSFGLSVQGPAADRYGLDLDAYDRAMRGEPTTPDTP